One stretch of Paraburkholderia fungorum DNA includes these proteins:
- a CDS encoding ATP-binding SpoIIE family protein phosphatase, whose amino-acid sequence MEATLSLTDKSGVADVRRRAIHMAHALGLSEKRQADAALVVTEAATNILKYAGQGQVTLRNYQEGAAQGLEVIALDRGPGITNLTSARTDGFSTGGSLGAGLGTIERHSTLFDIYSVTGCGTALLARIANSCDAAAHPFEVGARSTPKLGQDICGDAFGIRHTGNGLWIALLDGLGHGPLAAEASNRAVGIFQQAGINDTPADVLRAVHQGIKTTRGAVMAVAMFNADKALMSFAGVGNIVGIVASGNDTQHLISTDGTVGYNMRTVRPSEVPLTRGSVFVATTDGLSTRWNLNRHPGLVDRHPSLIANVLHRDFARDTDDATIVVVKAS is encoded by the coding sequence ATGGAAGCGACGCTAAGCCTGACCGACAAAAGCGGTGTCGCTGATGTGCGTCGTCGCGCAATACATATGGCGCACGCGCTAGGGTTATCGGAAAAACGCCAGGCCGATGCCGCGCTCGTCGTCACAGAGGCCGCGACCAATATTCTCAAGTACGCAGGCCAGGGTCAGGTCACGCTCAGGAATTATCAGGAAGGCGCGGCTCAAGGGCTTGAAGTGATCGCGCTCGATCGAGGCCCTGGCATTACCAATCTGACCTCGGCACGCACTGACGGCTTCTCTACCGGCGGGAGTCTGGGAGCCGGCCTCGGCACCATCGAACGGCACTCGACGCTGTTCGATATCTACTCCGTGACGGGTTGCGGGACGGCACTGCTGGCCCGGATTGCCAACTCCTGTGATGCAGCGGCGCACCCGTTCGAGGTCGGCGCGAGATCCACGCCGAAACTTGGACAGGATATCTGCGGCGACGCGTTCGGCATCCGGCACACCGGTAACGGTCTCTGGATTGCGCTGCTGGACGGACTGGGTCATGGCCCACTGGCCGCAGAGGCATCGAACCGTGCTGTCGGCATATTCCAGCAAGCCGGTATCAACGACACGCCGGCGGACGTTTTGCGCGCCGTTCATCAAGGCATCAAGACGACGCGGGGAGCCGTGATGGCCGTCGCGATGTTCAATGCGGATAAAGCGCTCATGTCGTTTGCCGGCGTCGGTAACATAGTTGGAATCGTCGCTTCCGGTAACGATACGCAGCATCTGATTTCAACGGACGGCACCGTCGGCTATAACATGCGCACCGTTCGTCCGAGCGAAGTGCCCCTGACCCGGGGCAGCGTATTCGTCGCGACCACCGACGGGCTCTCCACACGCTGGAATCTGAACCGTCATCCCGGTCTTGTCGACCGGCATCCGAGTCTGATCGCCAACGTCCTGCACCGCGACTTCGCGCGCGATACGGACGATGCAACGATCGTCGTCGTGAAGGCATCCTGA
- a CDS encoding anti-sigma regulatory factor — translation MAFGTLERTKFVTAASELARNTLVHGQGGTLTIAEVNQGGRPGIKLVFEDSGPGIPDIERALEDGFSTAKSMGLGLGGARRLVNEFEITSIVGQGTRVSIIQWKRR, via the coding sequence ATGGCCTTCGGCACGCTGGAGCGGACCAAGTTCGTCACCGCTGCGAGCGAGTTGGCTCGCAACACGCTGGTTCACGGGCAGGGCGGCACGCTCACGATTGCAGAGGTCAATCAGGGAGGCCGGCCCGGCATCAAACTTGTTTTTGAAGACTCTGGACCGGGTATTCCCGACATCGAGCGCGCGCTCGAAGACGGCTTCAGCACAGCCAAAAGCATGGGTCTGGGGCTCGGCGGTGCGCGCCGGCTCGTCAACGAATTCGAAATTACTTCAATTGTGGGACAAGGCACCAGAGTGAGCATTATCCAATGGAAGCGACGCTAA
- a CDS encoding STAS domain-containing protein — protein MEQIPVLKLGEFLLVSIQVELHDELVLGLQDDLTSRIERTRARGVLIDISALEIVDSFIGRTLGHIAAMARIMDATTVLVGMRPAVAITLVELGMSLHGIRTALDVDKGMALLRASLDDAGEPPSLN, from the coding sequence ATGGAGCAGATTCCAGTTCTCAAGCTCGGCGAGTTTCTGCTGGTTTCGATTCAGGTCGAGCTCCATGACGAATTGGTGCTGGGCCTGCAGGACGACCTGACGTCGCGGATCGAGCGCACGCGTGCGCGAGGCGTGCTGATCGACATCTCTGCTCTCGAGATCGTCGATTCGTTCATCGGACGCACGCTGGGCCATATCGCCGCGATGGCGCGCATCATGGACGCCACGACCGTCCTCGTCGGAATGCGGCCTGCCGTGGCGATCACGCTGGTTGAACTTGGCATGTCGCTTCACGGAATCCGCACGGCGCTCGATGTCGACAAAGGTATGGCGTTACTGCGCGCATCGCTGGACGACGCGGGAGAGCCGCCATCGTTAAATTAA